The genomic segment GGTGCGCAACACGCAGTCGCGCGTTAATTGCGCGCTGATCTCCCGTTCGCAGCTCAACTGCACCACGGATAGCAACAGCCAATTCACGCTGACGCGTCAGGGCTGAGCCAGCAAAACAGAGTGCTTGCGTTAATTTCAACGCGCGCGTGCAGCGCGCGTTTTTTATTTGCACAACCCTGTCATATTTCTACTTGCGGCAGATGCTGCGAGATGAAAACATCGCCTTTGAACCAGTGTCATGATTTCGCAGTAGCTATGGCAGCAGGACGAGCCTTCCGGCTTCGTACACGGCAAACAGGAGAGAGAAGACGATGAACAGGATTTTGAGATTTGGCCTGATGACCGCCTCGGTCGTTGCGCTTTCCGCCGGTGCGGCTCTGGCCGATTACCAACTCAATATTCTCCACATCAACGATCTGCATTCGCGTATCGAAGCGATCAACAAGTTCGACTCCACCTGCTCCACGGCTGAAGCCGACAAGAAAGAATGCTTCGGCGGCATCGCCCGCGTCAAAAGCGCCATCGACGCCCGCCGCACAGAGCTTGGCGCCAATGCCAACATTCTCGTGCTGGATGCTGGCGACCAGTTTCAGGGTTCGCTGTTCTACACACAGTATAAAAGCGGTCCCGTTGCCGAATTCATGAACGGCATCGGTTTCGACGCCATGGCCATCGGCAACCACGAATTCGATGATGGTCCGGCGGAACTGCTGAAGCTCATCAATGCGGTCAAGTTCCCGATCATTTCCGGCAACACCAAGATTGCCGATGGCTCCGAGCTGAAAGACAAGTTCAAGGGTTACATCATCAAGGAAATGGGCGGCCAGAAGGTTGCCGTCGTATCCGTGCTGGCCACAGACACCAACGAAACATCGTCCCCCGGCGACAAGGTCACGTTTGAAAACGAGATCGAGTATCTGAAGGGTGCCGTCAAGGAAATCCAGGATCAGGGCGTCAACAAGATCGTTGTGCTATCGCATGTCGGTTACGTCAAGGATCAGGAAATCGCCCGCTCGGTCGATGGTATCGACGTCATCGTCGGCGGCCACAGCCACACGCTGCTCTCCAGCACCGATCCGAAGGCCGCAGGTCCCTACCCCACGCTGGTCAAAGACCCATCTGGCGTCGATGTTCCGATCGTCACCGCCTATGCCTACTCCAAATATCTCGGCGATCTGACTGTCACCTTCGACGATAACGGCGTGGTGAAGTCCACCAGCGGCGCACCGAAGCTGCTCGATGCATCCGTCACACCGGACGAAGCCTTCACCAAGCGCGTCGCCGAACTGGCTGCTCCGCTTGAAGAAATGAAGCAAAAGGAAATCGGCACCAGCGAAGCGGCCATCGATGGCGCGCGCGAAGTCTGCCGCGTCAAGGAATGCACCATGGGCAACCTGGTGTCGGATGCGCTGCTCGACCGCGTGAAGGATCAGGGCATGACCATCGCCATCCAGAACGGCGGCGGTTTGCGCGCTTCCATCGATGCCGGTCCTGTGACCATGGGCGAAGTGCTGACGGTTCTGCCATTCCAGAACTCCATCGCCACCTTCCAGATCAAGGGCGTCGATCTCGTCGCAGCGCTTGAAAATGGTGCGAGCCAGATCGAGGAAGGCGCAGGCCGCTTCGTGCAAACGGCTGGCCTGAAATACAGCTTCGACCGCTCCAAGCCAGCCGGCAGCCGCATCGTCTCCGTCGAGGTCAAGGAAGGCGATAACTTCGTCAAACTTGACCCTGAAAAGACCTATGGCGTGGTGACCAACAACTATACCCGCACCGGCGGCGATGGCTTCAAGACCTTCGCAACCAAGGCCATCAACCCCTACGACTTCGGACCAAGCCTTGAAGATGCCGTCGCCGCCTATATCGGTTCGCACAGCCCCTACAAGCCTTACACCGATGGCCGCGTGATGGATGTAACGCCAGCCGACTACGTGGCACCTCCAAAGGAAGCCAAGCCAGCAACACCTGCGGCCCCTGCACCTGCAACAACTGCGCAGGCTCCAGCTGCCACGGCACCTGCGGCTCCCGCTCCAGCCGCAACGGCGCCAACCACCCCGGCACCGGCAACCACGACATCGGCCCCTGCCACGACACCAGCCGCTGCTGGGAAATACGTCGTTGCACGCGGTGACTCGCTGTGGAAAATCGCTGCCGAGAAATACGGCAACGGCGCAGAGTGGAAGAAGATCGCTGAAGCCAACGCGCTGAAGCGTCCAAACCACATCGAAGTTGGTGAAGAACTGAACGTTCCGGCGCAGTAATTGTTCGATATCACTCTATCGAAGCCTGCTCGGTAACGGGCTTCGATAGAAGACTCTATTTTTGACCGCGGACGCATAAATGCCGTTTGCAGCAGAGGTCAGTGGGTGTGGCTCACCCCCCTCTGTCCTGCCGGACATCTCCCCCTCAAGGGGGGAGATCGATATGCTGCGACGTTGCGGCTATCTTCAGCGTCGATCGTTTTAGCGAAGGTCTCTCGCCTTGCCGATCTCCCCCCTTGAGGGGGAGATGTCCGGCGAGCCACACCCACTGACCTCTACCGCATCACTGTTCAGAACTCAGATGGCTACACTTATATCCATATATCACTCAGTCCTCACCACGCGTTGAAATGCCGCGCAGGTTCTATCAAAAATCAATTCAGATTGGCGGATCAATGCTCTACAACATGATCCAACACGATGGTCCTGGCGTATGTCTGGCCAAACAATGTAGGTTCAGGACGATGATCGAAGATAACTCCACGCTTCAAACCGCTCATTTCCCGGCAGATCACCCGAAGGTCGCCTTCGGCAAGGTCGGCGTTCTCCTTGTCAATCTCGGCACACCCGATGGCACCGACTACAAATCGATGCGCCGTTATCTGGCGGAGTTTTTGAGCGACAAGCGCGTTATCGAGTGGTCGCGGCTGTTCTGGTACCCCATTCTCTACGGCATCGTGCTCAACAAGCGCCCGCAGAAAGTGGGCAAGGCCTATGAGGAAATCTGGAACCACGATCTGAACGAGAGCTACCTGCGCACCTACACCCGCAACCAGGGCGAGGCGCTTGGAAAGATGCTGACAGACCTGCCCAATGTGGTGGTCGATTGGGGCATGCGTTATGGCAACCCGAGCATTGCCGAACGCATGGACGCGCTGAAGGCGCAAGGCTGTGAAAAAATCCTGCTGTTTCCGCTCTATCCGCAATTTGCGGCGGCAACGACGGCCACCGTCAACGACAAGGCCTTCGAATATCTGATGAAGCAGCGCTGGCAACCTGCGCTGCGCACCGTGCCGCCCTACCACGATGACGAAACCTATATCGATGCGCTCGCCAACTCCGTCAAAGCGCATCTGGCGACGCTGGATTGGGAGCCTGAAAAAATCCTCGCCTCCTTCCACGGCATTCCGCAGTCCTACTTCAAAAAGGGCGACCCCTATCATTGCCAGTGCATGAAGACGGGTCGCCTGCTGCGCGAAAAACTGGGATTGGATAAGGACCGCTTCATGATCACCTTCCAGTCCCGTTTCGGGCCGGAAGAATGGTTGCAGCCCTACACTGACAAGACGGTGGAGAAGCTTGCCAAGGAAGGCGTCAAGCGCATTGCGGTCATGAATCCGGGTTTCGTGTCCGACTGTCTGGAGACGCTGGAAGAAATCGCGGGCGAAGCTGGCGAAATCTTTCACCACAACGGTGGCGAGAAGTTTTCACATATCCCTTGCCTGAACGACAGTTCAGAGGGTATGCGGGTTCTCGAAAAGGTTGTACGCAGGGAGTTGCAGGGCTGGGTGTAAACGCAGCCGACATAAGACCTAGCAGCATATGAGGGAGATGGGGATGTTTGATCTGGGTGGTTTCGATATTGTCGTGATCGTCGTCGTGGGGCTCGTCATTCTGACGCTGTTTGCCGGCATCAAGACGGTGCCGCAGGGCTATCGCTACACGGTGGAACGCTTCGGGCGCTACACGCGCACCCTCGAACCTGGCCTCAATATCATCGTTCCGTTCATCGAAAGCATCGGAACGCGCATGAATGTCATGGAGCAGGTGCTGGATATTTCACGCCAGGAAGTTATCACGCGTGACAACGCCAGCGTCACCGCAGATGCCGTTGCCTTCTATCAGGTGCTGAACGCGGCGCAGGCCGCCTATCAGATTTCCAATCTGGAAAATGCCATCCAGAACCTGACCATGACCAACATCCGTTCGGTCATGGGCTCGATGGATCTTGACGAGCTTCTCTCCAACCGTGACGCCATCAATGAACGCCTCCTGCGTGTTGTCGATGAAGCCGTTGGGCCATGGGGCATCAAGGTCACGCGCATCGAAATCAAGGACATCGCGCCGCCAAAGGATCTCGTGGAATCCATGGGCCGCCAGATGAAGGCGGAACGTGAAAAGCGCGCACAGGTTCTGGAAGCGGAGGGGTCGCGCGCTGCGCAGATCCTGCGCGCCGAAGGGGCCAAGCAATCCGCCATCCTCGAGGCCGAGGGCCAGCGCGAAGCCGCCTTCCGCGATGCTGAAGCGCGCGAACGTCTGGCCGAAGCGGAGGCCAACGCCACCCGCATGGTCTCGGAAGCCATCGCCGCAGGTGATATCCACGCCATCAACTACTTCATCGCCCAGAAATACACCGAAGCCATGGCGGCCATCGGTACCGCGAAGAATTCCAAGATCGTGCTGATGCCGATGGAAGCTTCTTCGCTGATCGGCTCGCTCGGCGGTATCGGCGCCATTGCCAAGGAAGTGTTCGGTCGCGGAAGCGATGCGCCGTCCGCACCCGAAACCCCTGCCCCGACACGCCAGCGCAGCTCCGTTCCGCCGTCCTCCAGCCGCCCATCGGCCCAGACCATCAATGTGACCATCCCCAACAACCCGTTCGGCCCGTCATCGGAGAGATGAGATGATCGCGAGACTCGTCACCGATCTCGGCCCGTGGAGCTGGTGGATACTGGCGGCCCTGCTGCTGGCCGCAGAATTGCTGGCACCCGGCGTGTTCCTAATCTGGATCGGTGCCGCCGCCCTCGTCATCGGCGCCATCTCGCTGGCGCTGTGGGACACTGCCATCTGGAGTTGGCAGCTGCAATTGTTGCTATTTGCCGTCCTGTCGATCGCATTCGCGCTTCTTGGCCGCCGATATTACGGCAGAGACCACGCCAAAACCGACGAGCCCTTCCTCAACCAGCGCGAAGCCAGCCTCATCGGCCGCACAGCCACCTTGCATGAGCCGATTGCGGAAGGCCGTGGTCGTATCAAGCTGGATGACACATGGTGGCCCGTACAGGGCGAGGACGCACCTGCCGGTGCCCGAGTCCGCATCGCATCCGCCCACGGGCGCACGCTCACCGTGGAGCAGGTTCCGAACTGACAAGCTGCGGGTTTCACGCACACCTCGTGAGCGCTCGGTTCGCCCTTTGGCTGATTCGAGTCTCATCATCTGAGCGCTATGCTGCACTGCACCATGCAACTGGTGCATCTCTTATCTTCCTGAAAATCAATTCTGAATTCGATAGCGATGCTGTAGGCATGCTGTCCATTGTCAGATGGATAAAAAGGTTTTCAAGACATGGATTTGCAGCCACCCGCAGATATGGAACTGACCCTACGTACCCTCGCCATGCCCGCCGACGCCAACCCGGCAGGCGATATTTTCGGCGGATGGGTCATGTCACAGATGGACTTGGCCGCCTTCGTGCGCGCCAATGATGTGGCAGGCGGTCGCACGGTCACGGTGGCCGTCAACGAAATCGTCTTCAAGAAACCGGTCAAGATCGGCGACACGCTCTGCGTCTACACCCGCATCGAAAAAGTAGGCCGCACGTCCATCACCCTCAAAATAGAAGCCTGGACCCGCCGCCACTCGCAACAATCCCGCGACAAGGTCACGGAAGCGGTGTTCATCATGGTGGCCGTGGATGACGAGGGCAACCCGAGGGCGGTCGGTGGCTAACCCACCACTCAGCTAGAAGCGCTCTTTAATGGCGTTGCTGAGTGTCGTTGCAACAAACGCAAAATCGGATTTGCTTAGAACTTCACGCCCAGACCAACCCGCACAGCGTTCTGATCGATATCACCGTTGAGCAAAGGGCCTAACGCGCCGTAATCGTAGTTTTTGTCGCCGAAGTCAGTATAGCGGTATTCAACGCGGCCGAAAATCATGTCGGTGAACGCGTAATCAACACCAGCACCGACCGTGTAGCCGTTAAAGGTCTCTTTGTTCTTTGGAAATCCCGGCGTCACAAGATAGCCGCGTCCGACAGCCCAGCCAGCGGTGCCGTAAACGAGAGCCCGGTCGAATGCGTAACCCGCGCGGGCCCGAACAGAGCCCTGCCAGTCCAAGCCGTATTCGAACCGGTCAGGCGCAAGTATTGTCAGCGTGCCATCGCCCCAATTGCCGTCGAAATCGCCTTCCACACCGAGAACCCAATTGTTGTTGAACTGGTGGTTGTACCCTGCAAAGGCTCCCAGAACGCCACCGTTGAAATTGGCTTCCAGCGGTATCGCCGCGATGCCGGAGATATCCTGATTGTCCCACGCATATCCGCCCTGCACACCAGCTGTGAAGCCGGTCCATGAGAACGCCTGTCCGGAAATGGCCACAGGTGCCTGCGGTGCCTCGTAAAATGCATCCGCAGCCATCACGGTTGAAGCGGTCAGAGCAAAAGCTGTGGCAATGACGATTTTTTTCATTTTG from the Agrobacterium vaccinii genome contains:
- a CDS encoding 5'-nucleotidase C-terminal domain-containing protein, with product MNRILRFGLMTASVVALSAGAALADYQLNILHINDLHSRIEAINKFDSTCSTAEADKKECFGGIARVKSAIDARRTELGANANILVLDAGDQFQGSLFYTQYKSGPVAEFMNGIGFDAMAIGNHEFDDGPAELLKLINAVKFPIISGNTKIADGSELKDKFKGYIIKEMGGQKVAVVSVLATDTNETSSPGDKVTFENEIEYLKGAVKEIQDQGVNKIVVLSHVGYVKDQEIARSVDGIDVIVGGHSHTLLSSTDPKAAGPYPTLVKDPSGVDVPIVTAYAYSKYLGDLTVTFDDNGVVKSTSGAPKLLDASVTPDEAFTKRVAELAAPLEEMKQKEIGTSEAAIDGAREVCRVKECTMGNLVSDALLDRVKDQGMTIAIQNGGGLRASIDAGPVTMGEVLTVLPFQNSIATFQIKGVDLVAALENGASQIEEGAGRFVQTAGLKYSFDRSKPAGSRIVSVEVKEGDNFVKLDPEKTYGVVTNNYTRTGGDGFKTFATKAINPYDFGPSLEDAVAAYIGSHSPYKPYTDGRVMDVTPADYVAPPKEAKPATPAAPAPATTAQAPAATAPAAPAPAATAPTTPAPATTTSAPATTPAAAGKYVVARGDSLWKIAAEKYGNGAEWKKIAEANALKRPNHIEVGEELNVPAQ
- the hemH gene encoding ferrochelatase, with the translated sequence MIEDNSTLQTAHFPADHPKVAFGKVGVLLVNLGTPDGTDYKSMRRYLAEFLSDKRVIEWSRLFWYPILYGIVLNKRPQKVGKAYEEIWNHDLNESYLRTYTRNQGEALGKMLTDLPNVVVDWGMRYGNPSIAERMDALKAQGCEKILLFPLYPQFAAATTATVNDKAFEYLMKQRWQPALRTVPPYHDDETYIDALANSVKAHLATLDWEPEKILASFHGIPQSYFKKGDPYHCQCMKTGRLLREKLGLDKDRFMITFQSRFGPEEWLQPYTDKTVEKLAKEGVKRIAVMNPGFVSDCLETLEEIAGEAGEIFHHNGGEKFSHIPCLNDSSEGMRVLEKVVRRELQGWV
- a CDS encoding SPFH domain-containing protein, producing MFDLGGFDIVVIVVVGLVILTLFAGIKTVPQGYRYTVERFGRYTRTLEPGLNIIVPFIESIGTRMNVMEQVLDISRQEVITRDNASVTADAVAFYQVLNAAQAAYQISNLENAIQNLTMTNIRSVMGSMDLDELLSNRDAINERLLRVVDEAVGPWGIKVTRIEIKDIAPPKDLVESMGRQMKAEREKRAQVLEAEGSRAAQILRAEGAKQSAILEAEGQREAAFRDAEARERLAEAEANATRMVSEAIAAGDIHAINYFIAQKYTEAMAAIGTAKNSKIVLMPMEASSLIGSLGGIGAIAKEVFGRGSDAPSAPETPAPTRQRSSVPPSSSRPSAQTINVTIPNNPFGPSSER
- a CDS encoding NfeD family protein, whose product is MIARLVTDLGPWSWWILAALLLAAELLAPGVFLIWIGAAALVIGAISLALWDTAIWSWQLQLLLFAVLSIAFALLGRRYYGRDHAKTDEPFLNQREASLIGRTATLHEPIAEGRGRIKLDDTWWPVQGEDAPAGARVRIASAHGRTLTVEQVPN
- a CDS encoding acyl-CoA thioesterase, producing the protein MDLQPPADMELTLRTLAMPADANPAGDIFGGWVMSQMDLAAFVRANDVAGGRTVTVAVNEIVFKKPVKIGDTLCVYTRIEKVGRTSITLKIEAWTRRHSQQSRDKVTEAVFIMVAVDDEGNPRAVGG
- a CDS encoding outer membrane protein, with translation MKKIVIATAFALTASTVMAADAFYEAPQAPVAISGQAFSWTGFTAGVQGGYAWDNQDISGIAAIPLEANFNGGVLGAFAGYNHQFNNNWVLGVEGDFDGNWGDGTLTILAPDRFEYGLDWQGSVRARAGYAFDRALVYGTAGWAVGRGYLVTPGFPKNKETFNGYTVGAGVDYAFTDMIFGRVEYRYTDFGDKNYDYGALGPLLNGDIDQNAVRVGLGVKF